The Xiphophorus couchianus chromosome 14, X_couchianus-1.0, whole genome shotgun sequence genome includes a region encoding these proteins:
- the LOC114157907 gene encoding alpha-tectorin-like has translation MLRLLLLFLSAAMLLPGAAGQLSLFTMNTKVDISSCPITYFGQKYEQLYLNFTSENFVLCFTGFYEPQGRGDCLVMPKTGNAYFFLETVPNYAQLQDIVQNLPSIKNTGECYMTFMISAYTFLLVNFGSQTAFMNSDQPLFPDFLVDGNKVFTPSVANQQAYADLSGCRSSGVLFRPGDVVSSDPITCTTLTCSQSAVLQKTSCGTTERCQGNGVCSSASSLGSVCTVTGPAVVDFQSQQNSVKDRCWYSLLRIPPDFQVLAHFQERRRKDVSFLDGVTLRLNGSTSAVDIQLKQGGRVLLNGSPLTLSGSVQTGHGVKLSKDQTGVTVQASLSDFSASVFFDGSTAQIHLKGSDGLPLQGLCGNASRSLSEERLSEDGSTSCEAQYTDATDTTTSCTKMAERCTLLKEASFSSCGVDPKPYMAACTDTLCRYSDLDGLSCRFLEAYARACSLQSSAAPEDWRSKAQCSPPGAICQDRTCSDHEFCGEKTAGGETRCFCRAIFASKYRQTNSLGDPPVCRQSSTSLSLVGCLLEDKGIDYSVLQLKDPTCRGQMDQQTHMVTFSFNSTDLCGTEVTTNNSQTIYKNTIMTQNLSSGGITRQDQVYIGFSCVETQPDIQTVAFRIKDSSVVQFISSGPWNYSLTMKAYTDANRTQAVASNTEVRLNQKIWVELDADGLDESLVAVVMDSCWATDQESASASCKHYLIENGCPNPEDQTVSVEANGKGTSNYFSFNMFQFTGSSAQVYLHCKLQLCIKQENTCVKTCGGTRSFRSVRSQSGAAAFISMAWTAYVRLSVKDLKLHEDPVCGPVLIQTRVL, from the exons ATGCTCcgcctcctgctcctcttcctctctgctgccaTGTTGCTGCCAG gaGCTGCTGGACAGCTTTCATTATTTACTATGAACACAAAGGTGGACATCAGCTCATGCCCCATCACGTACTTTGGACAGAAATACGAACAACTTTAT ctGAACTTCACCAGTGAGAACTTTGTTCTCTGTTTCACCGGCTTTTATGAGCCTCAGGGCAGAGGAGACTGCTTGGTGATGCCTAAAACAGGGAACGCATACTTTTTTCTTGAAACTGTGCCTAACTATGCTCAACTGCAAGACATTGTCCAGAATCTGCCAAGCATTAAGAACACTGGGGAGTGCTACATGACCTTTATGATCTCTGCA tacaCTTTTCTTCTAGTAAACTTTGGATCACAAACTGCTTTTATGAATTCAGACCAACCATTG TTCCCTGATTTTCTGGTGGATGGAAACAAAGTTTTCACTCCAAGTGTTGCAAACCAGCAAGCCTACGCAGATCTGAGCGGCTGCAGGTCATCAG GCGTTCTGTTCAGACCTGGAGACGTTGTCAGCTCTGATCCAATAACCTGCACGACTCTCACCTGTTCTCAGTCTGCAGTCCTCCAGAAAACCAGCTGTGGGACCACGGAGCGTTGTCAAGGCAACGGCGT ctgctcctctgcctcctcgtTGGGCTCCGTCTGCACGGTGACGGGTCCGGCTGTGGTGGACTTCCAGAGCCAGCAGAACTCTGTGAAGGACCGGTGCTGGTACTCTCTGCTGAGGATCCCACCAGACTTCCAGGTTCTGGCCCACTTCCAGGAGCGGCGCCGTAAAGACGTGAGCTTCCTGGACGGCGTGACGCTGCGACTGAACGGGTCCACATCGGCCGTTGACATCCAGCTGAAACAAGGAGGCAGAGTTCTG CTGAACGGCTCGCCGCTGACCCTCAGCGGCTCGGTTCAGACGGGTCACGGTGTGAAGCTCTCCAAGGACCAAACTGGAGTCACTGTCCAGGCGTCCCTGTCCGACTTCTCTGCTTCTGTCTTCTTTGACGGCTCCACGGCTCAGATCCACCTGAAAG GTTCTGATGGACTGCCTCTGCAGGGTCTGTGTGGAAACGCCAGCAGGTCTCTGAGTGAAGAGCGGCTCTCTGAGGACGGCTCCACCAG CTGTGAGGCGCAGTACACCGACGCTACTGACACAACCACCAGCTGCACCAAGATGGCTGAACG CTGTACCCTCCTGAAGGAGGCGTCCTTCTCCTCCTGCGGCGTGGACCCGAAGCCCTACATGGCCGCCTGCACAGACACTTTGTGCCGCTATTCGGATCTGGACGGCCTGAGCTGTCGGTTCCTGGAGGCCTACGCCAGAGCCTGCAGCCTGCAGAGCAGCGCCGCACCGGAGGACTGGAGGTCCAAGGCTCAGTGCT CGCCCCCTGGGGCCATCTGTCAGGACAGGACCTGCAGCGATCACGAGTTCTGTGGAGAGAAGACAGCTGGAGGAGAAACTCGCTGCTTCTGTCGGGCCATTTTTGCCTCCAAGTACAGACAGACGAACTCTTTGG GTGATCCGCCGGTCTGCAGGCAGAGCTCtacttctctctctctggtcGGGTGTCTCCTGGAGGACAAAGGCATCGACTACTCTGTCTTACAGCTCAAAGATCCGACCTGCAGAGGTCAGATGGACCAGCAGACCCACATGGTGACCTTCAGCTTCAACAGCACCGACCTCTGTGGGACTGAGGTCACG acCAACAACAGCCAAACCATCTACAAGAACACCATCATGACACAGAACCTCTCCTCTGGAGGAATCACTCGCCAAGACCAGGTCTACATCGGGTTTTCCTGCGTTGAGACCCAGCCGGACATACAGACGGTGGCTTTCAGGATCAAAGACAG ctctgtggTTCAGTTCATCTCATCCGGACCTTGGAATTACTCTCTGACCATGAAGGCCTACACCGACGCCAACCGAACTCAAGCTGTGGCCTCAAACACCGAAGTTCGTCTGAACCAGAAGATCTGGGTGGAGCTGGACGCCGACGGCCTGGATGAAAGCCTGGTTGCCGTGGTGATGGACTCCTGCTGGGCGACGGACCAGGAATCGGCCAGCGCTAGCTGTAAACATTACCTGATCGAGAACGG TTGTCCAAACCCTGAGGACCAGACGGTGAGCGTGGAGGCAAACGGAAAGGGAACCTCCAACTACTTCTCCTTCAACATGTTCCAGTTCACTGGGAGCTCTGCTCAGGTCTACCTGCACTGCAAACTGCAGCTCTGCATCAAACAGGAGAACACCTGCGTCAAG ACGTGTGGTGGAACTCGGAGTTTCAGATCTGTCCGGTCCCAGTCTGGAGCTGCTGCCTTCATCAGCATGGCTTGGACTGCCTATGTAAGACTGTCT GTGAAGGACCTCAAACTCCATGAAGATCCAGTCTGtggaccggttctgatccagaccCGGGTGTTATGA
- the LOC114157615 gene encoding uncharacterized protein LOC114157615 has protein sequence MTARKDKVVFQRQMKQYHETCCVPQCTASSKYNGLLSFHGFPSDPDLRRQWLANIRRDKLKLTQHTKVCSLHFTPDQLLQPKAAGGRRVVSRGAVPVLFSWSHRSVQPPRAGLRRPDSRAADPPVGFTHLDHDYCSVPEPANLDGAENENQKLKEDMNALKEQAGELEIPPSFGLQRFAGSDDDIRFYTRFASYRLFLMFWRLIEPSVHKMIRSSGAAEGSSEAETTVRSTHTGDSLQPIDELLLFQMYLAAGLKEGDLANRFQIQPSTASRIICSWADYLYSLLGSLCIWADADAVRAQLPEDFRDFPDTQVIVGSSELRCQTPASALLQTEMSSKSKCHFVMRGLTGTAPHGAVTFVSSLYEGSVSDTELFMRSGLADRLTEDMAVMVDEGFLVSDCVKCKVYCPPFLSTKPQMTSPNVLQTQKVARLRVHIERVTRRVKENKLFDSVIPLSMAGNINKLFTVACLLVNYQNKPL, from the exons ATGACGGCTAGGAAAGACAAGGTGGTGTTCCAGAGGCAGATGAAGCAGTACCATGAGACCTGCTGCGTCCCTCAGTGCACAGCCTCTTCCAAATACAACGGCCTCTTAAGTTTTCACGGATTTCCAAGCGATCCTGACTTAAGGAGGCAGTGGCTGGCTAACATCCGGCGGGACAAGTTGAAGCTAACGCAGCACACCAAAGTgtgcagccttcacttcactccggatcagcttcttcagcctaaagctGCCGGGGGCAGGCGAGTGGTGAGTAGAGGAGCCGTGCCGGTGCTGTTTTCCTGGAGCCACCGCAGCGTCCAGCCGCCCAGAGCCGGTCTGAGGAGGCCTGACAGCCGGGCAGCTGACCCCCCGGTGGGATTCACCCACCTGGATCATGATTACTGCTCTGTCCCAGAACCGGCCAACCTGGACGGggctgaaaatgaaaaccagaaattaaaagaagatATGAACGCCTTAAAGGAACAAGCTGGAGAACTGGAAATCCCACCCAGCTTTGGATTGCAAAGGTTCGCAGGATCCGATGACGACATCCGGTTCTACACCAG ATTTGCGAGTTATCGTCTCTTCCTGATGTTTTGGAGGCTCATTGAACCGTCTGTCCATAAAATGATTCGTTCTTCAGGAGCCGCTGAGGGAAGCAGCGAAGCAGAAACTACCGTCAGATCAACACACACG GGGGATTCCTTGCAGCCCATCGACGAGCTGCTCCTGTTCCAGATGTACCTGGCTGCAGGTCTGAAGGAAGGAGACCTAGCAAACCGGTTCCAGATTCAGCCTTCCACTGCAAGCCGCATTATTTGTTCGTGGGCTGATTATTTGTACTCTCTTCTGGGTTCTCTGTGTATCTGGGCCGATGCAGATGCCGTCCGAGCTCAGCTCCCTGAGGACTTCAGAGATTTTCCAGATACTCAGGTGATAGTTGGAAGCTCTGAGCTCAGATGCCAAACTCCTGCTTCTGCTCTCCTCCAGACTGAGATGTCCTCCAAGTCCAAGTGTCACTTCGTAATGAGAGGACTGACGGGAACGGCCCCCCACGGTGCGGTGACCTTTGTGTCTTCACTCTATGAGGGGTCAGTAAGTGACACAGAGCTGTTCATGAGGTCGGGCTTGGCGGATCGTCTTACTGAGGACATGGCCGTAATGGTGGATGAAGGATTCCTCGTCTCTGACTGTGTGAAGTGTAAAGTCTATTGTCCACCTTTTCTCAGCACAAAACCACAGATGACGTCTCCAAACGTCCTGCAGACTCAGAAAGTCGCCCGCCTGCGCGTTCACATTGAACGGGTGACCCGAagagttaaagaaaacaaactgtttgaTTCTGTTATCCCTTTATCTATGGCTGGAAACATTAATAAACTGTTTACAGTGGCCTGCCTGCTAGTCAACTACCAAAACAAGCCGCTCTAA